From Methanocella paludicola SANAE, a single genomic window includes:
- a CDS encoding HEAT repeat domain-containing protein, with amino-acid sequence MSDIAGLKDRDPKVRKKAVIAVGDAGGSGAVEELIALLDDPDDDVRLEAVVALGKIGDPRAVEPLIKKLKSYDYFYVRKKAGYTLYTFLKQERLDEGLRQKIRANWRSWYLT; translated from the coding sequence ATGAGCGATATCGCAGGGCTGAAGGACCGCGACCCCAAAGTCCGTAAGAAAGCCGTGATCGCAGTGGGCGACGCAGGTGGCTCCGGCGCCGTGGAAGAGCTTATCGCCCTGCTGGACGACCCCGATGATGACGTCCGCCTGGAGGCCGTGGTGGCGCTGGGAAAGATCGGCGACCCGAGGGCCGTGGAGCCGCTCATTAAAAAGCTAAAGAGCTATGACTATTTCTACGTGCGAAAGAAGGCAGGATATACGCTCTATACTTTCCTGAAGCAGGAACGCCTTGACGAAGGCCTGCGGCAAAAGATCCGTGCCAACTGGCGCTCCTGGTATCTAACCTGA
- a CDS encoding heavy-metal-associated domain-containing protein has translation MAEKKLTIVIEGMHCNHCSQAIADGLKKLKGVKSADVIFTTGKAKVVYDPDVVKVDQMLAVVKELGYTVKGTKE, from the coding sequence ATGGCAGAAAAGAAGCTAACCATCGTCATCGAGGGCATGCACTGTAACCACTGCTCCCAGGCCATCGCCGACGGCCTGAAGAAGCTCAAGGGCGTTAAATCAGCGGACGTCATATTCACGACCGGCAAGGCGAAGGTCGTATACGACCCCGACGTCGTCAAGGTCGACCAGATGCTCGCCGTCGTGAAGGAGCTCGGCTATACGGTAAAGGGCACGAAGGAGTGA
- the rd gene encoding rubredoxin, with protein MAKWQCIPCGYIYDPAKGDPDGGVEPGTPFESLPEDWACPVCGASKDQFEKVEE; from the coding sequence ATGGCAAAATGGCAATGCATCCCCTGTGGATACATCTATGATCCGGCGAAGGGCGACCCCGACGGCGGAGTGGAGCCCGGGACGCCGTTCGAGAGCTTACCCGAGGACTGGGCCTGCCCCGTCTGCGGCGCCTCGAAGGACCAGTTCGAGAAGGTCGAAGAGTAA
- a CDS encoding ferredoxin domain-containing protein has translation MITKGKDMEQKAVEEVAALMCAAARTAPKGKGVDNLATLVVTGEDKDRLAKEMRRIAEEYSAAFFARDAGNVDSSEAVVILGQRPVPFYLPVCGYCGFENCAENKEKSGVCAVSVGDLGIAACSAAAVAGLHHIDNRIMFSVGRAALNLKLFNDDGIVEAYGIPLSVSGKSPYFDRK, from the coding sequence ATGATCACCAAGGGCAAAGACATGGAGCAGAAGGCCGTCGAAGAGGTGGCGGCCCTCATGTGCGCGGCCGCCAGGACGGCGCCGAAGGGCAAGGGCGTGGACAACCTGGCGACGCTGGTCGTCACTGGCGAGGACAAGGACAGGCTCGCCAAGGAGATGCGGCGCATCGCGGAGGAATACAGCGCCGCGTTCTTCGCCCGGGACGCCGGCAACGTGGACTCCTCCGAGGCCGTCGTCATCCTGGGCCAGCGGCCTGTGCCGTTCTACCTGCCCGTCTGCGGCTACTGCGGCTTTGAGAACTGCGCCGAGAACAAGGAGAAGTCCGGCGTGTGCGCCGTGAGCGTGGGCGACCTGGGCATCGCCGCCTGTTCTGCTGCGGCTGTCGCGGGGCTGCACCACATTGACAACCGCATCATGTTCTCGGTGGGCCGGGCCGCGTTAAACTTAAAATTGTTCAACGACGACGGCATTGTAGAGGCCTACGGCATACCGCTGAGCGTGTCCGGCAAGAGCCCCTACTTCGACCGCAAGTAG
- the fen gene encoding flap endonuclease-1: MGVDLTDLVPEHETTLVDLNGKVIAIDAFNTLYQFLSIIRQMDGTPLVDDKGEVTSHLSGIIYRVTNLVEQGIKPVFVYDGKPPVLKAETIKARREVREAARQMYEAARAAGSAEAYKYAQASTSINAQIIKDSKELLGYMGMPFLIAPSEGEAQAAYMVQKGAADFVGSQDYDSLLFGAPRMVRNVTITGRRKIPRRGVYVDVKPQIVELKEVLETLEVTREQLIDMGILVGTDFNPGIYKVGPKTALKLVKKHPDMRAILDELGQDIENYQEIREFFLHPPTTDDYSIKWGRPEPEKIRHFLCDEHNFSPERVDKVIERLDRAVSETGKQKTLSAWF, from the coding sequence ATGGGAGTCGACCTCACGGACCTGGTGCCGGAGCACGAGACAACTCTCGTGGACCTTAATGGCAAGGTCATCGCCATAGACGCCTTTAACACCTTATATCAGTTCTTGAGCATTATCCGGCAGATGGACGGCACGCCTTTAGTAGACGACAAGGGGGAAGTGACGTCCCATCTTTCGGGCATCATCTACCGTGTGACGAACCTGGTCGAGCAGGGCATCAAGCCGGTCTTTGTGTACGACGGCAAGCCGCCCGTGCTGAAGGCCGAGACCATCAAGGCACGCCGGGAGGTCAGGGAGGCCGCCAGGCAGATGTACGAGGCGGCCAGGGCCGCGGGGAGCGCCGAGGCCTACAAGTACGCCCAGGCCTCCACGAGCATCAACGCCCAGATCATAAAAGACTCCAAAGAGCTTTTAGGCTACATGGGAATGCCGTTCCTCATCGCCCCATCGGAGGGCGAGGCGCAGGCCGCCTACATGGTGCAGAAGGGGGCCGCCGACTTCGTGGGCTCCCAGGACTATGACTCGTTATTATTCGGCGCGCCCCGGATGGTGAGGAACGTGACCATCACCGGCCGCCGAAAGATACCAAGGCGTGGGGTCTACGTGGACGTAAAGCCCCAGATCGTAGAGCTCAAAGAGGTCCTGGAAACGCTGGAGGTCACGCGGGAGCAGCTCATCGACATGGGCATCCTGGTGGGCACGGACTTCAACCCGGGCATCTATAAGGTAGGCCCCAAGACCGCCCTCAAGCTCGTGAAAAAGCACCCTGACATGCGGGCCATCTTAGATGAGCTCGGCCAGGATATTGAGAACTACCAGGAAATAAGGGAGTTCTTCCTTCACCCGCCCACTACGGACGATTACAGCATCAAGTGGGGCAGGCCCGAGCCCGAAAAGATCAGGCACTTCCTCTGCGACGAGCATAACTTTTCCCCGGAGCGCGTGGATAAAGTCATCGAAAGGCTCGACAGGGCCGTGTCGGAGACCGGCAAGCAGAAGACGCTGTCGGCGTGGTTCTAG
- a CDS encoding DUF169 domain-containing protein, producing the protein MANYAEMSSKLKTLLGLKGSPVAVRLIKERSEIPAGTPELKEKLRHCEMVQKARGGDVFYATREQHACAGGAGALGIMETPEKIKSGEFYFGLGRFKTLESAKKTMDAVPRTNKQFIASLYAPLEKAGFKPDAIVIIGNPKQLLKIAQSNIYEKGGRNIVSFSGIQSVCADAVAQVYNTGEMNASFGCDGSRKNAKIADDELVVGIPEAKLESLVEALEKISK; encoded by the coding sequence ATGGCCAATTATGCAGAGATGTCATCCAAGCTGAAAACGTTACTTGGCCTCAAGGGCTCGCCCGTGGCCGTACGGTTAATAAAGGAGAGAAGCGAGATACCGGCGGGCACGCCGGAGCTTAAGGAAAAGCTAAGGCACTGCGAGATGGTCCAGAAGGCCCGCGGCGGAGACGTGTTCTACGCCACCAGGGAGCAGCACGCCTGCGCCGGAGGCGCCGGTGCGCTGGGCATCATGGAGACCCCGGAGAAGATCAAGAGCGGAGAGTTCTACTTCGGCCTGGGCCGGTTCAAGACCCTGGAGTCGGCGAAGAAGACCATGGACGCCGTGCCCCGCACGAACAAGCAATTCATTGCATCGCTGTACGCCCCGCTGGAGAAGGCCGGATTCAAGCCCGACGCGATCGTCATCATCGGCAACCCGAAGCAGCTTTTAAAAATAGCCCAGTCCAACATATACGAGAAGGGCGGCCGGAACATCGTGAGCTTCTCGGGCATCCAGTCGGTCTGCGCCGACGCGGTGGCCCAGGTATACAACACCGGGGAGATGAACGCCTCCTTCGGCTGCGACGGCTCGCGGAAGAACGCTAAGATCGCGGACGACGAGCTCGTCGTGGGAATTCCCGAGGCGAAGCTGGAAAGCCTCGTCGAGGCGCTCGAAAAGATCTCTAAATAA
- a CDS encoding sugar phosphate isomerase/epimerase family protein, which produces MPEVLLQVRLPDQKKADEIFEIAERAGYDGIELDCAGLKADLDSLYVKSVDYNMPVKSLLAPTLTFRQPVHYLIHGDIDAHSAFHVFKPQRIVFRLPNTPVLRDLSGYMFKDRLQYFKSLYGGGAICVENGAPSGSLRVPPIMDIKGVRDLAYELDVFISFDVANCAASGRDILQAYDMMAPRIKSVHISDHGGRKASHLVPGNGLLPLGMLLTKMKANRFNGTFTMELDQQEIAGRDSGDLMVLYKELIGYVKSHF; this is translated from the coding sequence ATGCCCGAAGTATTACTACAGGTGCGATTACCGGACCAGAAGAAGGCCGACGAGATCTTCGAGATCGCCGAAAGGGCGGGCTACGACGGCATCGAGCTCGACTGCGCGGGGCTTAAGGCCGACCTGGACAGCCTTTACGTGAAGTCGGTCGACTATAACATGCCCGTTAAGAGCCTTCTGGCGCCCACGCTGACCTTCAGGCAGCCCGTGCACTATTTGATCCACGGCGACATCGACGCGCACTCTGCATTTCACGTCTTCAAGCCCCAGCGCATCGTCTTCCGCCTGCCCAATACGCCCGTGCTCAGGGACCTGTCCGGCTACATGTTCAAGGACCGGCTGCAGTACTTCAAAAGCCTGTACGGCGGAGGCGCCATATGCGTCGAGAACGGCGCCCCTTCGGGAAGCCTCAGGGTGCCTCCCATCATGGACATCAAAGGGGTCCGGGACCTGGCCTACGAGCTGGACGTGTTCATCAGCTTCGACGTGGCCAACTGCGCCGCCAGCGGCCGGGACATACTCCAGGCCTACGACATGATGGCGCCCCGGATAAAAAGCGTTCACATCAGCGATCACGGCGGCCGTAAAGCCAGCCACCTCGTGCCCGGGAACGGTTTATTGCCGCTGGGTATGCTGCTCACGAAGATGAAGGCTAACAGGTTTAACGGCACGTTCACTATGGAGCTCGACCAGCAGGAGATCGCCGGCAGGGATAGCGGCGACCTGATGGTGCTCTATAAGGAGCTTATCGGCTACGTGAAGAGCCACTTTTAA
- a CDS encoding formylmethanofuran dehydrogenase subunit C: MEKITLTPNSEKYLVLEAEVITPDAFAGKSLEEIRALLVWEGNTSWPLGKFFDVQGSTAANAADQAIVINGSVPRVKYVGSRMTAGAVLCKGDVDMYCGAWMKGGSIIVKGNTDAFAGIQMEGGQLIIEGNAGNYLGASYRGDWRGMKGGVITVSGNAGCDLGEYMMGGTITVKGNVDINAGIHAGRAIGAKDVGGKIVIYGDSPGRVGAQMIRGNIYMLGRIETMMPGFALKETKDVEVDGRTAAFKVYQGDRAEAGKGTLYVKA, from the coding sequence ATGGAGAAGATCACGTTAACTCCCAATAGCGAGAAGTACCTGGTGCTGGAGGCTGAAGTGATAACGCCTGATGCTTTTGCGGGCAAGAGTCTCGAGGAGATCCGGGCTCTGCTGGTCTGGGAGGGTAACACCTCGTGGCCGCTGGGCAAGTTCTTCGATGTGCAGGGCAGTACGGCTGCTAACGCTGCCGATCAGGCTATCGTTATCAACGGTAGCGTGCCCCGGGTCAAGTACGTTGGCTCGAGGATGACCGCGGGCGCCGTGTTGTGTAAGGGCGACGTGGACATGTACTGCGGCGCGTGGATGAAGGGCGGCTCGATTATCGTCAAGGGCAATACCGATGCGTTCGCGGGCATTCAGATGGAGGGCGGACAGCTCATCATCGAGGGGAACGCCGGCAACTATCTCGGCGCCTCTTACCGTGGCGACTGGCGTGGCATGAAGGGCGGCGTCATCACCGTCAGCGGCAACGCTGGCTGTGACCTGGGCGAGTACATGATGGGCGGCACGATCACCGTTAAAGGCAACGTGGATATTAACGCTGGCATTCATGCCGGCCGTGCCATCGGTGCCAAGGATGTGGGCGGCAAGATCGTCATTTACGGCGACAGTCCCGGACGTGTCGGCGCCCAGATGATCCGCGGGAACATCTACATGCTCGGCAGGATAGAGACCATGATGCCCGGCTTCGCGTTGAAGGAGACGAAGGACGTCGAGGTGGACGGCAGGACAGCAGCGTTCAAGGTCTACCAGGGCGACCGCGCAGAAGCAGGAAAAGGCACACTATACGTAAAGGCATAA
- the fwdA gene encoding tungsten-dependent formylmethanofuran dehydrogenase subunit FwdA has protein sequence MTKKVTATNEILVKNGFVYDPASGIDGDVKDIAIQNGRIVEASKLTTGAKVIDARGKAVLAGGIDIHTHIAGPKINVGRLYRPEDKLHDPAMQHSSRLLRAGGGFSVPSTFVTAYRYAVLGYTMANEAAMPPLLARHTHEEIRDTPIIDQSAFTLLGNNWLVMEYIKRGETEKLDAFVAWMLKATKGSVVKLVNPGGTEAWGWGKNCVSIDDTVPYFDVTPRDIITGLAGANERLGLPHSIHVHANNLGHPGNITTTLKTLALTENLKTNKKSGRNQNVHLTHAQFNSYGGTSWKDFESKAGVLADYVNSHDHVTIDAGFVTLDETTTMTADGPFEYSLSGLNHLKWANVDVELETGSGVVPFIYDPKNHVFGLQWAIGLELALLIKDPMKCYMTTDHPNAGPFTRYPTVTSWLMSKKARDEKLGSLHKWVAERCQLGGISRELSLYEIAQMSRAGPAKALGLGKRKGSLAVGADGDVAIYDLNLKTTDVTQRPELLVKALERAAYTIKGGDIVVKDGEVVSNGSTKSTYWTDADGFDNPEVKHDIVDKFLKYYSVTLNNYPVQDSYLVNPTVLKAGPLAGGI, from the coding sequence ATGACTAAGAAAGTCACTGCAACTAACGAGATTTTAGTGAAGAACGGGTTCGTGTATGACCCTGCCAGCGGCATCGACGGCGATGTGAAGGATATCGCCATTCAGAACGGCAGGATAGTCGAGGCCTCGAAGCTCACTACGGGCGCTAAAGTGATCGATGCCCGTGGAAAGGCGGTATTGGCGGGCGGCATCGATATTCATACGCATATTGCCGGCCCGAAGATCAACGTGGGCAGGTTGTACAGGCCCGAGGATAAGCTTCACGACCCGGCCATGCAGCACTCGTCCAGGCTCCTCAGAGCGGGCGGGGGCTTCAGCGTGCCCAGCACGTTCGTCACGGCTTACCGGTACGCCGTGCTCGGGTATACGATGGCTAACGAGGCGGCAATGCCGCCACTCTTAGCGAGGCATACGCACGAGGAGATCCGTGATACCCCGATCATCGACCAGTCTGCTTTTACCCTGCTGGGTAACAACTGGCTTGTGATGGAGTACATCAAGAGAGGGGAGACGGAGAAGCTTGATGCCTTCGTGGCATGGATGCTCAAGGCCACTAAAGGCTCAGTAGTTAAGCTTGTCAATCCCGGTGGTACTGAGGCGTGGGGGTGGGGCAAGAATTGCGTGTCCATCGATGATACGGTGCCTTACTTCGACGTTACTCCGAGGGATATCATAACGGGCCTTGCGGGCGCTAACGAGCGTCTGGGTTTGCCGCATAGCATTCATGTGCATGCGAACAACCTCGGCCACCCCGGGAACATTACCACTACGCTGAAGACCTTGGCGTTGACGGAGAATTTGAAGACTAACAAGAAGAGCGGGAGGAACCAGAACGTTCACCTGACCCATGCGCAGTTTAACAGTTATGGCGGCACGTCGTGGAAGGACTTCGAGTCCAAAGCGGGCGTGCTGGCTGACTACGTTAACTCGCACGACCATGTCACCATCGACGCCGGGTTCGTAACTCTCGATGAGACCACGACGATGACTGCTGACGGGCCGTTCGAATACTCGCTCAGCGGCCTCAACCATCTAAAGTGGGCTAACGTTGATGTCGAATTGGAGACCGGTTCTGGGGTCGTTCCGTTCATTTACGATCCGAAGAACCACGTGTTCGGCCTGCAGTGGGCCATCGGCCTCGAGTTGGCACTTCTTATTAAGGATCCGATGAAGTGTTACATGACCACTGATCATCCGAATGCTGGTCCGTTCACCAGGTATCCGACGGTGACTAGCTGGTTGATGAGCAAGAAGGCCAGGGATGAGAAGCTTGGCTCATTGCACAAGTGGGTTGCCGAGAGGTGCCAGCTTGGCGGCATTTCCAGGGAGTTGTCGCTGTACGAGATTGCGCAGATGAGCCGTGCCGGGCCTGCTAAGGCGCTGGGCCTGGGTAAGAGGAAGGGCAGTCTGGCGGTCGGTGCTGACGGTGACGTTGCCATATACGACCTTAACCTGAAGACGACTGATGTGACGCAGAGGCCTGAGTTGCTTGTTAAGGCGCTCGAGAGGGCTGCTTACACCATCAAGGGCGGCGATATCGTCGTGAAGGATGGCGAAGTCGTGTCGAATGGCAGTACGAAGAGCACGTATTGGACTGATGCTGACGGGTTCGATAATCCTGAAGTGAAGCATGACATCGTGGATAAGTTCCTCAAGTACTACTCGGTGACGTTGAACAATTACCCGGTGCAGGATTCGTATCTCGTCAATCCGACGGTTCTTAAGGCCGGCCCGCTTGCAGGAGGGATCTGA
- a CDS encoding formylmethanofuran dehydrogenase subunit B, whose product MIETKTQAATKSEGLKVVTDVVCPFCGTLCDDVKVVLDGNRIVDTMNACIIGNEKFKSAQAGHRVMQPLEREEGTTQFTPVSYDYAVEKAAQILAKAKRPLFYGWSSTSCEAQEVGNELAEVCRGVTDNTATVCHGPSIMAIQTVGAPQCTLGEVKNRADLIIYWGCNPIHAHPRHMSRYTIYPRGFFTERGFDDRTLVVVDPRPTDTAKQADIYVQVEQGKDYEVLDALRTATRGEDIPDVVGGVPKAQIVQLAELAKTKKFGLLFFGMGVTQTIGKHRNIDIAISWVADMNKYTKFSLIPMRGHYNVTGSGQVMCWQSGFPFAMDFSRGYPRYNPGETTSNDLLRRGEVDAAMVIASDPGAHFPVSSMKHYAKIPTIALDPHYTPTTGVSNIVIPSTMVGVEEEGTAYRMDNVPIRCRKVIDGPEGMLSDEEVLRRILARVKELKGLPAGQGH is encoded by the coding sequence ATGATAGAGACGAAGACGCAGGCTGCGACGAAGAGCGAGGGCTTGAAGGTCGTTACGGATGTCGTCTGCCCGTTCTGCGGCACGTTGTGCGACGATGTCAAGGTGGTGCTGGACGGCAACAGGATCGTGGACACGATGAACGCCTGCATTATCGGGAACGAGAAGTTCAAGAGCGCGCAGGCGGGCCACCGGGTCATGCAGCCCCTGGAGAGGGAGGAGGGCACGACCCAGTTCACCCCGGTGAGCTACGATTATGCGGTGGAGAAGGCGGCCCAGATACTGGCCAAGGCTAAACGCCCGTTGTTCTACGGGTGGTCGTCTACTTCCTGCGAGGCGCAGGAGGTTGGGAACGAGCTGGCCGAAGTGTGCCGTGGGGTCACGGACAATACGGCTACTGTGTGTCACGGGCCCAGTATTATGGCGATTCAGACGGTTGGCGCTCCGCAGTGCACGTTGGGTGAGGTGAAGAACCGTGCTGACCTCATTATTTATTGGGGTTGCAACCCGATCCATGCGCATCCGAGGCACATGAGCCGGTACACGATCTATCCGAGGGGGTTCTTTACCGAGCGTGGGTTCGATGACCGTACGCTGGTGGTCGTGGATCCGAGGCCTACGGATACTGCGAAGCAGGCGGACATTTACGTCCAGGTTGAGCAGGGCAAAGATTACGAGGTGCTGGACGCGTTGAGGACCGCCACCCGTGGGGAGGACATCCCTGACGTAGTGGGAGGAGTGCCGAAGGCGCAGATAGTACAATTGGCTGAGCTTGCGAAGACGAAGAAGTTCGGTTTGTTGTTCTTCGGGATGGGGGTTACGCAGACGATTGGCAAGCATCGTAATATTGACATTGCCATTTCGTGGGTTGCGGATATGAACAAGTATACGAAGTTCAGCCTCATTCCCATGCGGGGCCACTACAATGTGACGGGCAGCGGTCAGGTCATGTGCTGGCAGAGCGGCTTCCCGTTCGCGATGGACTTTAGCAGGGGTTACCCGAGGTACAATCCCGGGGAGACCACGTCTAACGACCTGTTGCGGAGGGGAGAGGTGGATGCGGCCATGGTGATCGCTTCGGATCCTGGAGCGCACTTCCCGGTGTCGAGCATGAAGCATTACGCCAAGATACCGACGATTGCGTTGGACCCCCACTACACTCCGACTACTGGTGTTTCGAATATCGTCATTCCGAGCACGATGGTTGGTGTGGAGGAGGAGGGGACGGCTTATCGTATGGATAATGTGCCTATCAGGTGCAGGAAGGTTATTGACGGGCCTGAGGGCATGCTTTCGGACGAGGAAGTCCTTCGGAGGATCCTTGCTCGTGTTAAGGAGCTTAAGGGATTGCCTGCCGGGCAGGGGCATTAG
- a CDS encoding molybdopterin dinucleotide binding domain-containing protein → MTTIEVNLISGRTFMQGVAIEGHKHEDEYIKACGICEIDVSDLKKLKVYPGQSVRVKSAHGSVVVRAVKATQGPHPGLVFIPMGPWANQVTNPNTWSTGMPNFKGVRVSIEPAPNEKVMNGIELLQKTTLDLKETTA, encoded by the coding sequence ATGACTACGATTGAGGTTAACCTGATCTCAGGTAGGACCTTCATGCAGGGTGTCGCTATTGAGGGGCACAAGCATGAGGATGAGTATATTAAGGCTTGTGGTATTTGCGAGATCGATGTTAGTGATCTTAAGAAGCTTAAGGTGTACCCGGGCCAGTCCGTTAGAGTCAAGTCGGCTCACGGATCGGTAGTCGTTAGGGCGGTCAAGGCGACCCAGGGTCCTCACCCTGGGCTGGTCTTTATTCCCATGGGGCCGTGGGCTAACCAGGTGACGAATCCGAACACCTGGAGCACGGGCATGCCCAATTTTAAGGGAGTGAGGGTCAGTATTGAGCCAGCGCCTAACGAGAAAGTGATGAACGGTATCGAGCTGCTACAAAAGACCACGTTGGATTTGAAGGAGACGACGGCATGA
- a CDS encoding hydrogenase iron-sulfur subunit — MADEFEPKILGILCNWCTYAGSDLAGTSRIQYPPNVRVIRVMCTGRIDPAFVMEAFSLGADAVLISGCHIGDCHYIAGNYKARRRIALTRKVIEQFGIDPRRLKMTFVSASEGALWAEVVKDMVNTVKKLGPTPVQKKADLHEAGHAPAGADDDLAEIAKASAGVKLEAAPVQKK; from the coding sequence ATGGCTGACGAGTTCGAACCCAAGATACTCGGCATACTGTGCAACTGGTGTACCTACGCAGGCTCAGACCTCGCGGGCACATCCCGTATCCAGTACCCCCCCAACGTGCGTGTCATCCGTGTGATGTGCACCGGCCGTATCGACCCCGCTTTCGTCATGGAGGCGTTCAGCCTCGGTGCCGACGCGGTGCTCATATCCGGCTGCCACATCGGCGACTGCCACTACATCGCGGGCAACTACAAGGCGAGGCGCAGGATCGCTCTGACCAGAAAAGTGATAGAACAGTTCGGCATTGACCCGAGAAGGCTCAAGATGACCTTCGTCTCGGCCTCGGAAGGAGCGCTGTGGGCGGAAGTCGTCAAGGATATGGTCAATACTGTAAAGAAGCTGGGCCCGACGCCCGTCCAGAAGAAAGCCGACCTGCACGAGGCAGGCCACGCCCCCGCTGGCGCAGACGACGACCTGGCCGAGATCGCAAAGGCGAGCGCTGGTGTGAAATTGGAAGCCGCGCCGGTTCAGAAGAAGTGA